The Skermanella pratensis genome has a window encoding:
- a CDS encoding transglutaminase family protein — MRHVTTYRYACPVRLGDHQMMFRPRESHDLRLVRTRLSISPEPRSLRWLHDVFDNSLAVASFDTETAELVFDSEVTLEHIEAPHPDYALADDAQDFPFAYSREERLDLVRALERHHPAGEVDRWAAGFLPAAGRIGTMALLRRITLGIREQLTYSRRYERGVQTPVETLAKGTGTCRDYAFLMMEGVRALGLAARFVSGYIFVPGAEAVPVIGGGATHAWLQVYLPGAGWVDFDPTNSIIGNRNLIRVAVAWAPAQALPLWGTYTGTRSSFLGMDVSVSVLDEGAA, encoded by the coding sequence GTGCGCCACGTGACGACATACCGCTATGCCTGCCCGGTCAGGCTGGGCGATCACCAGATGATGTTCCGGCCGCGGGAGAGCCATGACCTCCGGCTGGTCAGGACACGGTTGAGCATCTCTCCGGAACCCCGAAGCCTTCGCTGGCTCCACGACGTCTTCGACAATTCGTTGGCGGTCGCGAGCTTCGACACCGAGACGGCGGAACTGGTCTTCGACAGCGAGGTGACGCTGGAGCATATCGAGGCGCCGCATCCCGATTACGCGCTCGCCGACGATGCGCAGGATTTCCCGTTCGCCTATTCGCGCGAGGAACGCCTCGACCTCGTCCGGGCGCTGGAGCGCCACCATCCGGCCGGCGAAGTGGACCGCTGGGCCGCCGGATTCCTACCTGCAGCCGGCAGGATCGGCACCATGGCGTTGCTTCGCAGGATCACCCTGGGAATCCGCGAACAGCTGACATACTCGCGCCGGTACGAGCGCGGCGTCCAGACGCCGGTCGAGACCCTGGCGAAGGGAACCGGCACCTGCCGCGACTATGCGTTCCTGATGATGGAAGGGGTGCGGGCCCTCGGCCTGGCAGCCCGCTTCGTCAGCGGTTACATCTTCGTGCCCGGCGCCGAGGCCGTCCCTGTCATCGGCGGCGGGGCGACCCATGCCTGGCTCCAGGTCTATCTGCCCGGGGCGGGATGGGTGGACTTCGATCCGACCAACAGCATCATCGGCAACCGCAACCTGATCCGCGTTGCCGTGGCCTGGGCGCCCGCGCAGGCGCTGCCGCTGTGGGGAACCTATACGGGAACGCGGTCCAGCTTCCTGGGAATGGACGTCAGCGTGAGCGTGCTGGACGAGGGTGCCGCCTGA
- a CDS encoding transglutaminase-like domain-containing protein — protein sequence MKIKVGYELVYECPQPTPMLLMLNIHYTRASDIVVPDHLVTEPPVPITAYRDGFGNWCSRITAPKGVTRISTTAVVRDSGKPDLVVPEARQHTLEELPEEALVFLLASRYCETELLSDVAWKLFSGTKPGWDRVQAICDFVHEHIKFDYMQARATRTAFEAYNEGVGVCRDYAHLAITFCRCMNIPARYCTGYLGDIGVPPPYGVMDFAGWFEAYLGGQWYTFDARNNTPRIGRVLIARGRDAVDVAISTTFGPNTLTGFTVWTDEITSDGKPVPLASPPGRHLGEQQ from the coding sequence ATGAAGATCAAGGTCGGATACGAGCTGGTCTACGAGTGTCCCCAGCCGACACCGATGCTCCTGATGCTCAACATCCATTACACCCGCGCCTCCGACATCGTGGTGCCCGACCACCTCGTCACCGAACCGCCGGTGCCGATCACGGCCTATCGCGACGGGTTCGGAAACTGGTGCAGCCGGATCACGGCGCCCAAGGGCGTGACGCGGATCAGCACGACGGCCGTGGTTCGCGACAGCGGCAAGCCCGACCTGGTCGTTCCGGAGGCCCGGCAGCACACGCTGGAGGAACTGCCGGAGGAGGCGCTGGTGTTCCTGCTGGCCAGCCGCTACTGCGAGACCGAGCTTCTCAGCGACGTCGCCTGGAAACTGTTCAGCGGGACCAAGCCCGGATGGGACCGGGTGCAGGCGATCTGCGACTTCGTCCACGAGCATATCAAGTTCGACTACATGCAGGCCCGGGCGACCCGGACGGCCTTCGAGGCCTATAACGAGGGCGTGGGCGTCTGCCGCGACTATGCCCATCTCGCGATCACTTTCTGCCGCTGCATGAACATTCCGGCGCGTTATTGCACCGGCTACCTCGGCGACATCGGCGTGCCGCCGCCTTACGGCGTGATGGATTTCGCAGGCTGGTTCGAAGCCTATCTGGGCGGCCAGTGGTACACCTTCGACGCCCGCAACAACACGCCGCGCATCGGCAGGGTCCTGATCGCCCGCGGGCGGGATGCCGTCGACGTCGCCATCAGCACGACATTCGGCCCCAACACGCTGACCGGCTTCACCGTGTGGACCGACGAGATCACCTCTGACGGCAAGCCTGTTCCTTTGGCCAGTCCCCCTGGCCGGCACCTGGGAGAACAACAATGA